From the Pseudomonas baltica genome, one window contains:
- a CDS encoding PQQ-binding-like beta-propeller repeat protein codes for MITLLPGLFMLIAGVYLITLSGSWYFALAGLGMTVARILLVRRRLSGALLYLAVFVASIAWAVWDVGLALWPLFSRLFALAVLALLVLLAIPTLAPGRKTAKARLSYMCALAVAVGLAATFYAALQPQPIQTADGAPTPVPGKAVGTVEPAADWRYFGHTPSGTRHAVLDKITAQNVSDLKVAWTYRTGEIPKGSSEGHVVTPLHVDGVLYGCTQSSQLFALDDETGKEIWHHDPKVQTNNVYPRCRGVGYHDSTAQTSDSGNSVPAAACTRRIIATAVDARLIAVDAQTGEACTDFGDHGSVSLRIGMGSPDKELYFPTAAPTVVRDLVVVGGLVWDNQKTGEPSGVVRAFNVRTGALVWAWDLGNPAITREPPEGQGYTPGTRGHEGNAQQAGTPWGIEMGRFLSPLGIPCQEPPYGTISAIDLATRKVAWSMPLGTTQDTGPLGIATHLPMPIGMPTRGGPVTTSTGLVFIAASQDFYIRALDVRTGKELWKGRLPVGAEATPMTYISPKSGRQFVVISAGGNSATTKKGDYVVAYALPQ; via the coding sequence ATGATCACTCTGCTTCCAGGGCTGTTCATGCTCATCGCTGGCGTCTATCTCATTACGCTAAGCGGTTCCTGGTACTTCGCGCTGGCGGGGTTGGGGATGACCGTAGCCCGGATCCTTCTGGTGCGCCGGCGCCTGTCAGGTGCTTTGCTATATCTAGCGGTATTCGTGGCGTCGATAGCCTGGGCTGTATGGGATGTGGGCCTGGCCTTGTGGCCGCTGTTTTCTCGATTGTTCGCGTTGGCAGTCCTCGCTTTGTTGGTGCTGCTGGCGATACCTACGCTGGCTCCTGGCCGCAAAACTGCAAAAGCCAGGCTTTCCTATATGTGCGCATTGGCGGTGGCCGTGGGCCTCGCAGCTACGTTTTACGCAGCGCTGCAACCACAGCCAATCCAGACAGCCGACGGAGCACCGACGCCTGTGCCTGGCAAAGCCGTTGGCACCGTCGAGCCGGCTGCCGATTGGCGCTACTTCGGGCATACCCCATCAGGCACTCGGCACGCCGTCCTGGACAAGATCACTGCGCAAAACGTCTCTGACCTCAAGGTCGCCTGGACGTATCGGACGGGAGAAATCCCAAAGGGTAGCAGCGAAGGCCATGTGGTGACGCCGCTGCACGTTGATGGCGTGCTCTACGGTTGTACTCAGTCCAGTCAGCTCTTTGCCCTGGACGACGAGACCGGGAAGGAGATATGGCACCACGATCCCAAGGTACAAACCAACAACGTCTACCCGCGCTGTCGTGGGGTGGGTTATCACGATTCGACTGCGCAAACATCGGATTCCGGGAACTCCGTGCCCGCAGCCGCTTGCACTCGTCGAATCATTGCCACCGCCGTCGATGCGCGCCTGATAGCCGTTGATGCGCAAACAGGGGAGGCTTGTACCGACTTTGGCGACCACGGCAGTGTGAGCCTGCGGATCGGTATGGGAAGCCCTGACAAGGAGCTTTATTTTCCGACAGCAGCCCCCACCGTTGTGCGCGATCTGGTCGTCGTTGGGGGTTTGGTCTGGGATAACCAGAAAACCGGGGAGCCTTCCGGAGTCGTACGCGCATTCAATGTCCGCACAGGCGCGCTTGTCTGGGCATGGGACTTGGGTAACCCCGCGATTACCCGTGAGCCCCCAGAAGGACAGGGCTACACGCCGGGTACGCGCGGCCATGAGGGCAATGCACAGCAGGCAGGTACGCCATGGGGGATCGAGATGGGACGTTTCCTGTCGCCATTGGGGATCCCCTGCCAGGAGCCGCCGTACGGAACCATCAGCGCTATCGACTTGGCAACACGCAAGGTCGCATGGTCGATGCCGCTTGGAACGACGCAAGACACTGGCCCACTGGGTATAGCCACCCATCTGCCGATGCCTATCGGCATGCCGACGCGGGGAGGGCCAGTCACCACGTCGACCGGCCTGGTGTTTATTGCTGCGTCGCAGGACTTCTATATCCGTGCACTGGATGTGCGCACGGGCAAGGAACTGTGGAAAGGACGCCTGCCTGTTGGTGCGGAAGCTACGCCGATGACTTACATCTCGCCTAAAAGCGGCAGGCAGTTTGTTGTCATCAGCGCGGGTGGAAACTCCGCTACGACGAAAAAGGGAGACTACGTAGTGGCGTACGCGTTGCCTCAGTGA
- a CDS encoding LysR family transcriptional regulator — MIRAGLPELTAFVAIAEQRSFSGAARTLGVSPSALSHSMRGLEARLELRLFNRTTRSVALTEAGEQLFNRVQPLLGDLECAVNDVTSERNTPSGTIRLSASESSFKPLIRHVMPKFFQDNPQIHIECIADSRPVDIVADGFDAGIRLFDDVPRDMIAVRFGPDIRFAAVASPEYLSLHPAPLAPHDLKAHRCIRFRFASGTLFRWDLGHLGRTASIDVDGPLTMDNLNLMTEAALAGIGIAWLPEHQVDDHLREGRLVHLLPDWGPYYPGACLYYPANRHPPMALRMFADAVRQWARDQQELVQPCTG, encoded by the coding sequence ATGATCCGTGCGGGTCTTCCGGAGCTCACAGCGTTCGTCGCCATTGCCGAACAGCGCAGCTTCAGCGGCGCGGCGAGAACACTGGGCGTATCGCCTTCTGCGCTCAGTCATTCGATGCGTGGACTCGAAGCGCGTCTTGAGCTGCGATTGTTCAACCGCACCACACGCTCCGTAGCGCTGACCGAAGCCGGAGAGCAACTGTTCAATCGTGTCCAGCCCTTGCTCGGTGACTTGGAGTGCGCCGTCAACGATGTAACCTCCGAGCGCAATACGCCCTCGGGCACGATCAGGCTCAGCGCGTCGGAGTCGTCGTTCAAACCGCTGATCCGTCATGTGATGCCGAAGTTCTTCCAGGACAACCCGCAAATCCACATTGAATGCATCGCCGACAGCCGCCCGGTCGATATCGTCGCTGATGGGTTCGATGCGGGCATCCGTCTGTTCGATGACGTTCCGCGCGACATGATCGCCGTCCGTTTCGGCCCTGACATTCGCTTTGCAGCAGTGGCCTCTCCTGAATATCTCAGTCTGCACCCAGCACCCTTAGCGCCCCATGACCTCAAAGCCCATCGCTGTATCCGATTTCGTTTTGCGAGCGGTACCTTGTTCCGTTGGGATCTTGGCCACTTGGGCAGAACAGCCAGCATCGATGTCGATGGGCCGCTGACGATGGACAACCTCAACTTGATGACGGAGGCAGCCCTGGCCGGAATCGGTATTGCGTGGCTGCCAGAGCACCAAGTCGATGATCACCTTCGTGAGGGGCGTTTGGTTCATCTGTTGCCGGATTGGGGCCCGTACTATCCGGGCGCATGTCTCTATTATCCTGCCAACCGGCACCCGCCAATGGCGTTGAGGATGTTTGCCGACGCTGTAAGGCAGTGGGCACGAGATCAACAGGAGCTCGTTCAGCCTTGCACCGGTTGA
- a CDS encoding aldo/keto reductase gives MLKRQLGKSGLQVSSMGLGCMGLSFAYGPALEKKAAITLLRDAFDKGVDFFDSAEAYGPYTNEELLGEALAPIRDQVIIATKFGFKNGVPSEGLDSRPETIKAVVEASLKRLKTDRIELLYQHRVDPQVPIEEVAGTVKQLVEEGKVLHFGMSEAGPDAIRRAHAVLPVAALQSEYSLWWREPEEQIFPLLEELGIGFVPFSPLGKGFLTGAIDADTKFAADDFRNQVPRFTEENRKANAKLVEVLGQIAEGKDATRAQVAIAWLLAQKPWIVPIPGTTKLNRLEENIGAANVLLSSNDLTAIAEALEQIKVVGERYPAHLQKNVNR, from the coding sequence ATGTTGAAGCGACAACTGGGCAAAAGCGGTTTGCAAGTGTCCTCAATGGGTCTGGGTTGCATGGGCCTGAGCTTCGCTTATGGCCCCGCCTTGGAAAAGAAAGCCGCCATCACCCTGCTCCGAGATGCGTTCGACAAAGGTGTCGATTTCTTCGACAGCGCTGAAGCCTATGGCCCCTACACCAACGAAGAATTGCTGGGCGAAGCATTGGCGCCGATCCGAGACCAGGTGATCATCGCCACAAAATTTGGCTTCAAAAATGGTGTGCCAAGCGAAGGTCTGGATAGCCGCCCCGAAACTATCAAAGCAGTTGTCGAGGCCTCCCTCAAGAGATTGAAAACCGACCGTATCGAACTGCTCTACCAACACCGCGTCGACCCCCAGGTGCCGATTGAAGAAGTGGCAGGCACAGTCAAGCAGCTGGTCGAAGAAGGGAAAGTCTTGCATTTCGGGATGTCAGAAGCGGGCCCTGATGCGATTCGACGTGCACATGCGGTGCTTCCAGTCGCAGCCCTGCAGAGCGAATATTCCTTGTGGTGGCGCGAACCAGAGGAGCAGATTTTTCCCTTGCTTGAAGAACTGGGTATTGGCTTCGTCCCCTTCAGCCCACTGGGTAAAGGCTTTCTAACCGGCGCCATCGATGCCGATACGAAATTCGCCGCTGATGACTTCCGTAATCAAGTGCCCCGCTTCACTGAAGAAAATCGCAAGGCGAATGCCAAGCTGGTCGAGGTGCTGGGGCAAATTGCCGAGGGCAAAGACGCTACCCGAGCTCAAGTCGCCATCGCCTGGCTGTTGGCACAGAAGCCTTGGATCGTACCCATCCCAGGTACCACCAAGCTGAATCGACTAGAGGAAAACATTGGCGCTGCAAACGTCTTGCTCAGCAGCAACGACCTGACAGCCATTGCCGAAGCACTTGAGCAAATCAAGGTAGTGGGTGAGCGCTATCCGGCCCATCTGCAAAAGAACGTCAATCGCTAA
- a CDS encoding LysR family transcriptional regulator, whose translation MNVSRANLADFVYFLAIARHQSFSRAGQEVGISASALSHAIKGLETRIGVRLLNRTTRSVTLTDAGERLHQVISTPMKEIDDAMEILNKFRDEPTGRIRLNLLSDAADLLLGPVLPIFNERYPEIQIDLTVTNLIVDVIGGGHDAGIRYGGTVPEDMITQRLSPDIRWVVAGTPEYLKRFGIPEHPNDLHNHRCLRIRLGNGAMYDWEFEKGTEKLSIAAPGTITIDETRVGLSLVRNGAGLMYAPEPAMQALVDRGEVVTVLDDWASIAPGFHMYFSSHRQLPTGLRLLIDLIREVQPLGA comes from the coding sequence ATGAACGTAAGCCGCGCCAACCTTGCCGACTTTGTCTATTTCCTCGCCATTGCTCGCCACCAAAGCTTCAGTCGCGCAGGTCAAGAAGTAGGGATCAGTGCTTCTGCGCTGAGTCACGCCATCAAAGGGCTGGAAACCCGAATTGGTGTTCGACTACTCAACAGAACGACCAGAAGTGTGACTTTGACCGATGCAGGCGAGAGGCTGCATCAGGTTATTAGTACCCCGATGAAAGAGATCGACGATGCCATGGAGATCCTAAACAAATTCAGGGACGAGCCCACAGGCCGTATTCGTCTGAATCTCCTCAGTGACGCCGCCGACCTTTTGCTAGGCCCTGTGTTGCCGATCTTCAACGAGCGGTACCCGGAAATTCAGATCGACCTGACCGTGACGAACCTTATCGTCGATGTCATTGGGGGCGGTCACGATGCCGGTATCCGTTATGGAGGTACCGTTCCCGAAGACATGATTACCCAACGCTTGTCCCCGGACATTCGCTGGGTTGTGGCGGGAACTCCTGAATATCTCAAGCGGTTCGGGATACCTGAACACCCCAACGATTTGCACAATCATCGCTGCCTGCGCATTCGTCTGGGCAACGGCGCCATGTATGACTGGGAGTTCGAGAAGGGCACCGAAAAGCTGTCGATTGCCGCACCCGGGACGATTACGATCGATGAGACTCGCGTGGGTCTTTCGCTTGTGCGCAATGGCGCTGGCCTGATGTATGCCCCAGAGCCTGCGATGCAAGCGCTGGTGGACCGCGGTGAGGTCGTCACTGTACTGGATGACTGGGCCAGCATAGCGCCTGGGTTTCACATGTATTTTTCCAGCCATCGCCAGCTGCCGACAGGGCTGCGTCTGTTGATAGACCTCATACGCGAAGTTCAGCCGTTGGGCGCGTAA
- a CDS encoding cupin domain-containing protein gives MRGIIKTSSLAVLLSTAMSVHSADIPKDQVMAITRNGEQASMMGAPANFVGNARIDPIFAARAPSTVSADAVTFQPGARSAWHTHPKGQTLIVTAGAGWVQQVGGEKTVIKPGDVIWTPPGVKHWHGATATTGMTHIAIQEAVDGKNVAWMEPVSEAQYEASR, from the coding sequence ATGAGAGGAATAATCAAAACGTCGTCGCTGGCTGTACTGTTGTCTACGGCCATGTCAGTCCATAGCGCCGATATCCCGAAAGACCAGGTCATGGCTATCACGAGAAATGGCGAACAGGCTTCGATGATGGGAGCACCAGCCAACTTCGTTGGGAACGCACGCATTGATCCAATCTTTGCCGCACGCGCGCCTTCGACTGTCTCTGCAGACGCTGTGACTTTCCAGCCGGGCGCGCGATCGGCCTGGCATACCCACCCGAAAGGTCAGACCCTGATCGTCACGGCGGGTGCCGGCTGGGTACAACAAGTGGGTGGTGAGAAAACCGTTATCAAACCGGGCGACGTCATCTGGACGCCGCCTGGCGTCAAACATTGGCATGGCGCTACGGCGACTACAGGGATGACCCACATTGCCATCCAGGAAGCCGTTGACGGGAAAAACGTGGCGTGGATGGAGCCAGTCAGTGAAGCGCAGTACGAGGCGTCCCGGTGA
- a CDS encoding glucose 1-dehydrogenase, which translates to MSFSFENKVALVTGAASGIGLATAKAFAQAGAAVALVDVNGDVARVQAEALVAAGHKAIGLRCDVADIDQVEAMVKETIATFGQLDAAFNNAGIQNILAEIADATVDDYDRVMSINLRGVWACMKFELEHMRRQGSGAIVNCSSLGGLVGGAERANYHAAKHGVIGLTKSAALEYAARNIRVNAVCPGLIWTPMVDSMVAAGQGEAMEGMVKAIPMGRHGKPEEIADAVLWLSSSTSSYVTGQSISVDGGFVMR; encoded by the coding sequence ATGAGCTTTTCGTTTGAAAACAAGGTTGCGCTGGTCACCGGTGCAGCCTCTGGTATTGGTCTGGCAACCGCCAAGGCGTTCGCCCAGGCTGGGGCAGCAGTTGCGCTTGTAGACGTCAATGGTGACGTCGCACGAGTACAGGCCGAGGCATTGGTCGCTGCCGGCCACAAGGCGATCGGCCTTCGCTGTGATGTTGCCGACATCGATCAAGTCGAGGCCATGGTCAAGGAGACCATCGCTACATTTGGGCAACTCGACGCCGCGTTCAACAACGCAGGTATCCAGAACATCCTGGCCGAAATCGCCGACGCAACCGTCGACGACTATGACCGCGTGATGTCCATCAACCTTCGCGGCGTCTGGGCGTGCATGAAGTTCGAGCTGGAACACATGCGTCGTCAAGGTAGCGGCGCCATCGTGAACTGTTCTTCGCTGGGAGGCTTGGTGGGAGGTGCAGAACGCGCCAATTATCACGCTGCCAAGCACGGTGTGATCGGCCTGACCAAGAGCGCCGCGCTTGAATATGCCGCCCGTAACATCCGCGTCAACGCGGTATGCCCGGGGCTGATCTGGACGCCCATGGTCGACAGCATGGTGGCCGCGGGGCAGGGCGAGGCGATGGAGGGAATGGTCAAGGCCATTCCCATGGGCCGTCATGGCAAGCCAGAGGAAATCGCCGACGCTGTGCTGTGGTTGAGTAGTAGCACTTCCAGCTACGTCACCGGGCAATCCATTTCGGTGGATGGCGGTTTCGTCATGCGTTAA
- a CDS encoding multidrug effflux MFS transporter, whose product MSTRLLPRFCLKQRAAREIALAESRPRDTQTGHDPQHGTRTLLILSALLAFASISTDLYLPAMPIMASSLHADGGTMALTVSGYLAGFSAGQLFWGPFSDRYGRRLPVALGCLLFVAGSAGCALASDGTTMIAWRVVQALGACANVVLARAMVRDLYEGRQAGQKMSTLMTIMAIAPLAGPTVGGQILHLFSWQAIFWTLVLLGLATLASLVILPETLPAHRRSPTSLHTIVQRYGVLLRTPRFLAYVATGGFFYAGTFAYIAGSPFAYIAYHHVDPQWYGALFGAGIVGLMVTNQLNARLLNRHDADAVLLVGGIISAIAGGLIAFTTWADWGGLPLLICGCFVFVTATGFVLANAITGALNCLSQFPGTASALAGAMQYGAGILGSALVAKFADGTPWPMGLVVGACGLGCLLAAVCVLWARPESDHL is encoded by the coding sequence GTGAGCACACGACTGCTTCCCAGATTTTGCCTGAAGCAACGCGCAGCGAGAGAGATCGCATTGGCTGAGTCTCGCCCCCGAGATACGCAAACGGGACACGATCCGCAGCACGGCACACGCACTTTATTAATCCTCAGCGCCTTGCTGGCCTTCGCGTCGATTTCCACTGACCTCTATTTGCCAGCGATGCCGATCATGGCGAGCTCGTTGCACGCAGACGGCGGCACGATGGCGCTAACTGTGAGCGGATACCTTGCTGGGTTCAGTGCAGGACAGCTTTTTTGGGGGCCTTTCAGTGATCGATATGGCCGCAGGCTGCCTGTCGCGCTTGGCTGCCTGCTGTTCGTTGCGGGATCCGCCGGCTGTGCCCTCGCCAGTGATGGTACGACCATGATTGCCTGGCGCGTGGTGCAAGCCTTGGGCGCCTGTGCAAACGTGGTTCTTGCTCGGGCGATGGTTCGCGATCTGTATGAGGGTCGCCAAGCCGGGCAGAAAATGTCGACCTTGATGACCATCATGGCAATCGCACCGCTGGCAGGCCCCACAGTCGGCGGGCAGATTTTGCATCTGTTCTCATGGCAAGCCATCTTCTGGACCCTGGTATTGCTGGGACTGGCCACACTTGCCAGCCTGGTAATTTTACCCGAAACCTTGCCTGCTCATCGGCGCAGCCCTACTTCGCTACACACCATCGTGCAGCGCTATGGCGTGCTACTGCGCACGCCCAGGTTCCTGGCCTATGTCGCCACTGGCGGGTTCTTTTACGCCGGTACTTTTGCCTACATCGCGGGCTCGCCCTTTGCGTACATCGCTTACCACCATGTTGATCCGCAATGGTACGGCGCGCTATTCGGGGCCGGCATCGTTGGGCTGATGGTGACTAATCAGCTCAACGCTCGATTGCTCAATCGCCATGACGCCGATGCGGTGCTGTTGGTGGGTGGGATCATTTCGGCCATCGCTGGGGGCTTGATTGCATTCACCACCTGGGCCGATTGGGGCGGGCTGCCGCTGCTCATCTGTGGCTGTTTCGTATTCGTCACAGCCACAGGCTTTGTCCTGGCAAACGCCATCACCGGGGCCTTGAACTGCCTTTCCCAATTTCCCGGTACTGCATCGGCACTCGCTGGTGCAATGCAGTATGGCGCCGGCATTTTGGGCTCAGCACTGGTGGCCAAGTTTGCCGATGGTACCCCCTGGCCTATGGGCCTGGTCGTGGGTGCCTGCGGACTTGGCTGTCTACTCGCGGCAGTCTGTGTGCTGTGGGCACGACCTGAATCTGATCACCTGTAA